A window of Pseudomonas putida genomic DNA:
TATATCGACCACTCGTGCCTTGAGCTGCTTGAAGATTGGGGCCGCAGTAATTCGGCCAATGGGTCGCGGTTGCTGATCGAGCAGCGGCGCTTGAAGCGGAGGATCGAGGGGCGGATGCGCACCACGGCTGGGGTTGGGGCCTAGATCCGGGATCTATGCTGCATGAGCCGGCCCTTTCGCGGGCACGCCCGCTCCCACAGGTATTGCGCAGGGCTTCGAGTCCTGTGTTGAACCTGTGGGAGCGGGCGTGCCCGCGAAGAGGCCGGGACAGGAATGTCAGGCCGGCTGGCCCAACTCCACACCCAGCTGCCGCGACAAGCACGGCCAGCGCTTCCACGCCGCCCCCGTTTCCGGGCTGCTCAATTTCTCGCGGTAGGCCTCCACCGACTCCACCGCGAAACTTTCGTCGTTCAACATTTCGTCTACCGAGTGGTGCACCACTTCATCCAGCTGGTTGGCAAACTCCTCGCCGATCAACTGGTGGGCAATCAGGTTGGCGACGGTGGTGTCGACCGGGATCAGCGGCTGCTGGAAGTGACGGATGTACAGGTCGTTCACCTCTTCCACCAGGCGGTGCGCCAGGTAGGCCTCATCCAGCAGGCAGTCCAGGCCTACATGCCCTTGCATCACGCTGGGCGGCTGCAGGAAGTAGGCTTCGGCAATTTTCAGTACAGGTTTGATCTGCGATTCGATCCCGGCTTCGCGTGCAACCTCGTGGGCGGCCTCCAGCAGTTCCGGAACCTGGTCGATGTAGGCGCTGACGAAGCGCGCCAAAGTACCCTGTGCGTCCTGCTCGGGCAGTTGGATCGAGGGGTGCAGGTGGGGCAGTTGCAGCTCGAGACGCTTTTTCAGTTGGCCGGTCTGGCCTTCGTGTTGATGGGCTTGGCTTACCTGCTCGCGTACAGCAGCGATGTTCATGACAACTCCAGGGACATTACGTTTCAAACGGAAGACACTAAATTAGCTCGACATACAGAATACCTAAGACGCATTTGTTATAAGTCGCGCAAACGTGTGCATGCTCAGGTATATCGAAACGCCATTATTGTGCCATGCCGTGTCAAGCGCGCGGTTTTCAGGCCGTTCAGGTATTTCGTCGCGTTCATTTCACGGCCTTCATTGCGTGCCGTTGGTCGCTGTCTATACTCCCGGTGAACGTGATTCGTTGATGAGGCCCGACTGCTTTTAGCAGGGGCTCGGTCGTCGAAGCCAGGCAGTCTTGACCGCCGTTCCCTCTTGCCGCAGGCCACGCCTCCGGGACTACAAGAACGAGAAGGGGAACCCGCAATGATGCGACATCCACATGTCTGGATGGGCCTCCTGTTGTGGTCGGTTTTTGGTCAGGCCAACGCCGCCTGGACCGTGAACATGCACCCAGGGGCGACGGAAGTCTCCAACGCCGTCTTCGACCTGCACATGACCATCTTCTGGATCTGCGTGATCATCGGCGTAGTTGTCTTTGGCGCGATGTTCTGGTCCATGGTCATCCACCGCCGCTCCACCGGGCAGCAGGCTGCGCATTTTCACGAGCACACCTGGGTGGAAATCCTCTGGACCGTTGTCCCTTTCCTGATCCTGGTCGCCATGGCCATCCCGGCCACCAAGACCCTCATCGACATCTACGATGCCAGCGAGTCGGACATCGATATCCAGGTTACCGGCTACCAGTGGAAGTGGCACTACAAGTACCTGGGCCAGGACGTGGAGTTCTTCAGCAACCTGGCCACCCCCGCCGACCAGATCCATAACCAGGCCCCCAAGGACGAGCACTACCTGCTCGAAGTCGACCAGCCGCTGGTGCTGCCGGTTGGCGCCAAGGTGCGCTTCCTGGTGACCGCTGCCGACGTCATCCACTCCTGGTGGGTGCCAGCCTTCGCAGTCAAGCGTGATGCCATCCCCGGCTTCGTCAACGAAGCCTGGACCCGTATCGAGAAACCCGGCATCTACCGCGGTCAGTGCACCGAGCTATGCGGCAAGGACCATGGCTTCATGCCGGTGGTAGTCGAGGTCAAGTCCAGGGCCGACTACGACACCTGGCTGGGCGAGCGCAAGGCCGAAGCTGCCAAGCTCAAGGAGCTGACCAGCAAGGAATGGACCCTGGAGGAGCTGGTGGAACGTGGTGACAAGGTCTACCACACCACCTGCGTGGCCTGTCACCAGGCCGAAGGCCAGGGCCTGCCGCCGATGTTCCCGGCGCTCAAGGGCTCGAAGATCGCCACCGGGCCGAAGGAAGGCCACCTGGGCATCGTCTTCCACGGCAAGCCCGGCACCGCCATGGCCGCGTTCGGCAAGCAGCTCTCGGAAGTCGATATCGCCGCCGTGGTCACCTACGAGCGCAACGCCTGGGGCAACAACAAGGGTGACATGGTGACGCCGAAGGACGTGCTGGCGCTGAAGCAGGCAGAAGCGCAATGAACCGGGTTACTCGCGGCAATCAACGGATTGCAGGAGACAGGACATGAGTGCAGTGATCGACGACCACGCCCAGGGCCATGAGCACGCACACGGCCCGGCCAAGGGCCTGATGCGCTGGGTGCTGACCACCAACCACAAGGACATCGGCACGATGTACCTGTGGTTCAGCTTCATCATGTTCCTGCTCGGTGGCTCGTTCGCCATGGTGATCCGCGCCGAGCTGTTCCAGCCCGGGTTGCAGATCGTGGAGCCGGAGTTCTTCAACCAGATGACCACCATGCACGGCCTGATCATGGTATTCGGCGCGGTGATGCCGGCGTTCGTAGGCCTGGCCAACTGGATGATCCCGCTGATGATCGGTGCACCCGACATGGCCCTGCCACGGATGAACAACTTCAGCTTCTGGCTGCTGCCGGCGGCCTTCCTGCTGCTGGTCTCGACATTGTTCAGCCCGGGAGGCGGGCCGAATTTCGGCTGGACTTTCTACGCCCCGCTGTCCACCACCTACGCCCCGGCCAGCGTTACCTTCTTCATCTTCGCCATCCACCTGATGGGTATCAGCTCGATCATGGGCGCGATCAACGTGATCGCCACCATCCTCAACCTGCGTGCCCCGGGCATGACCCTGATGAAGATGCCGCTGTTCGTCTGGACCTGGCTGATTACCGCGTTCCTGCTGATTGCTGTGATGCCGGTGCTGGCCGGCGTGGTAACCATGATGCTGATGGACATCCATTTCGGTACCAGCTTCTTCAGTGCCGCCGGTGGCGGTGACCCGGTGCTGTTCCAGCACGTGCTTCTGGTTCTTCGGCCACCCCGAGGTGTACATCATGATCCTGCCGGCCTTCGGCGCGGTCAGCTCGATCATCCCGGCGTTCTCGCGCAAGCCGCTGTTCGGCTATACCTCCATGGTGTACGCCACCGGCGCCATCGCCTTCCTGTCATTCATCGTCTGGGCCCACCACATGTTCGTGGTCGGTATCCCGGTGGTCGGCGAGCTGTTCTTCATGTACGCCACCATGCTGATTGCCGTGCCTACCGGGGTGAAGGTGTTCAACTGGGTCAGCACCATGTGGGAAGGCTCGCTGACCTTCGAGACGCCGATGCTGTTCGCCATCGCCTTCGTCATCCTGTTCACCATCGGTGGTTTCAGCGGGCTGATGCTGGCCATCGCCCCGGCGGACTTCCAGTACCACGACACCTACTTCGTGGTGGCGCACTTCCACTATGTGCTGGTGCCGGGGGCGATCTTCGGCATCTTCGCCTCGGCCTATTACTGGCTGCCGAAATGGACCGGCCACATGTACGACGAAACCCTCGGCAAGCTGCACTTCTGGCTATCGTTCATCGGCATGAACATGGCCTTCTTCCCCATGCACTTTGTGGGGCTGGCCGGCATGCCACGGCGCATCCCCGACTACAACCTGCAGTTCGCCGACTTCAACATGGTGTCGTCGATTGGCGCGTTCATGTTCGGCGCCACGCAGATCTTCTTCCTGTTCATTGTCATCAAGTGCATCCGCGGCGGTGCGCCGGCACCGGCCAAGCCCTGGGATGGCGCCGAGGGCCTGGAGTGGTCGATCCCCTCGCCTGCGCCGTATCACACCTTCCAGACGCCACCGGAAGTGAAATAGGACGCGTGCCATGAACGGCCTTTCGCTGAAACGCCTGGTGTTGCGCCTGCTGATGCTGACGGTGGTGATGTTCGCCTTCGGCTTCGCCCTGGTGCCCATCTATGACGTGATGTGCAAGGCCTTCGGCATCAACGGCAAGACCGGCGGGCAGTATGAAGGCAGCCAGGTCAGCGACCCGACGCGTTCGGTGAGGGTGCAGTTCATGTCGACCAATGCCAGCGACATGGTCTGGGACTTCTACTCCACCGCAGACCAGCTGGAGGTCAACCCGGGGGCGGTGAACCAGATGATCTTCATCGCCCACAACCCGACCGATCGGCCGATGAGTGCGCAAGCCATCCCCAGCATCACCCCGGCCGAGGCCGCGGCGTACTTCCACAAGACCGAGTGCTTCTGCTTCACCCAGCAGGTGCTGCAGCCCGGTGAACGCATCGAGATGCCGGTGCGCTTCATCGTCGACCGCGACCTGCCGGCCAGCGTGAAGCACCTGACACTGGCCTACACCTTGTTCGACATCACCGCTCGCCACCCGCCGGTCGCGCATGTCGCGGCCGAGGACGTCCAGGGCGCCCGTTAAGGGAAGGAGAACAGCAATGGCAAGTCATGAGCACTACTACGTTCCGGCGCAGAGCAAGTGGCCGATCATCGCCACCATCGGCATGTTCATCACGGTGTTCGGCCTGGGTACCTGGTTCAACGACATGAAGGCTGGCCACCCGGAGTCGCACGGGCCGCTGATCTTCTTCATTGGCGCGTTGTTCCTGGCCTACATGCTGTTCGGCTGGTTCGGTTCGGTGGTGCGGGAGAGCCGTGCGGAGCTGTACAGCCCGCAACTGGACCGCTCGTTCCGCTGGGGCATGAGCTGGTTCATCTTCTCCGAGGTGATGTTCTTCCTGGCCTTTTTCGGTGCGCTGTTTTACGTGCGGGTGCTGGCCGGGCCATGGCTGGGCGGTGAAGGGGCGAAGGGTGTTGCGCATATGTTGTGGCCGACCTTCGAGTTCACCTGGCCGCTGCTGCACACGCCCGACCCGAAACTGTTCCCGCCGCCCAAGGAAGTGATCGACCCGTGGCACCTGCCGCTGATCAACACCATCCTGCTGGTCAGTTCGAGCGTGACCATCACCATCGCTCACCATGCCCTGCGCCGCGACCACCGTGGCCCGCTGAAATTGTGGATGGCGCTGACCATCATCCTGGGCGCCAGCTTCATCGCGTTACAGGCCTACGAGTACCACGAGGCCTATACCAAGCTGGGGCTGACCCTGGGGTCGGGGATCTATGGCGCGACGTTCTTCATGCTCACCGGCTTCCACGGCGCCCACGTGACCCTGGGCACGATCATCCTGATCGTGATGTTCGTGCGCATCTTGCGCGGGCATTTCAACCCGGAAAAACACTTTGGTTTCGAGGCGGCCAGCTGGTACTGGCACTTCGTCGATGTGGTGTGGGTGGGGTTGTTCATCTTTGTCTATGTGTTGTGAATATAGAACCCTGTGGGAGCGGGCGCGCCCGCGAATGCGTCGGTACATTCAACATCGCATTCGCGGGCATGCCCGCTCCCACAGGATCAGGTGAAAACTTCAGAAAGGGGCGTGCGAGACCAGCTGACCGCTGATGAAGCCCCAGGCGACCAAACCGATGGTCAGTGCCGCCAGGGTCACCCGCACGGTCAGCGCTTTCAGCAAACGGGTCGAGTTTTCATCGTCCTTGACCAGAAACACCAGGCCACTGAACAGGCTGGCAATCGTGGCCAACAGCATCAGGACAATCGCGGCCTTGAGCATGGCGATACTCCGGGGGGATGCGGTGATGTGGACAAGTATAGCGATCGGCCCGGCGAGGCTCCGATGAGGCCGTTTCGTCCGGGCTGGGTACCAACCCTGGTAGTGCTTGCGCTGCTGCCGGGGCTGCTCGCGCTTGGCTGCTGGCAACTCGGCCGTGCCGAGGAAAAGCGCGTGCTGCTGGCTGCCTACGCTGAGCGGCGCATCGAAGCGCCCTTGGCCGTGGCCCAGCTGACAGCGAACCCGGACAATGCCTTCCGCCGCGTGCATCTCTATGGCCGTTTCGACGCCGAGCACAGTCTGCTGCTGGACAACCGCACGCGCGATGGCCAGGCCGGTGTCGAGCTGCTGCAACCCTTCCATGACCAGGCGAGCGGCCTGTGGCTGCTGGTCAACCGCGGCTGGCTGCCCTGGCCGGATCGACGTGTGCCGGTGCGTTTCGACACTCCGGCCCAGGCGTTGGCGCTGGACGCTTCGGTATATGTCGCGCCAGGCAGCACGTTCCAGCTGCATCCAGACCCTGCAGGCGGCCAGTGGCCGCACCTGCTGAACGCCGTGGATGGTGCGCAGCTATGGCAACAGCTCGATCGCGAAGGCTTCGCCCACGAGTTGCGCCTGGAGCCCGGCCCGGCGACCTATCGCCTGGACTGGCCGGTCGTTGCCATGGGCCCGGAAAAACACTTGGGCTACGCCGTGCAGTGGTTTGCCCTGGCAGCCGCTTTGGTACTGCTCTACCTCTACTTCGGCTGGCACCACAACAAGGAGAAACGCCATGGCCACCGCCACTCCACTGGAAGTGCCTGAACGTAGCAAACCCAGAGCCCGCGGGCGTTTGCAGCTGTTGCTGATTCTGCTGGTGGTACTCGGGCCGATGGTTCTGGCCACCAGCATGTACAAGCTCAAATTCTGGGTGCCGGAGGGCCGCAGTTACCACGGCGCCATGATCGGCAACGGTGAAAGCCGCGCCGATCTTGGCGTTTCAGGCCAGGACGAGCGCTGGCAGCTGTTGGTGAGTGCACCCGAGGGATGTGCCGAGGACTGCCAGCGCCTGGTGTACCTGGCTCGGCAGATCCAGGTGGGGCTGGGCCGCGATGCTGGCCGTGCCAGCCATGCACTGGCCGCCGCCCAGCCGCTGAGCGCCGACTACCAGGCGCTGATCGGCCGCGAGTACCCGCAGTTGCAACGCTACTCGCTGGATGCCCAGCGCTATCGGCAGCAGGTCGGTGAGGTCGGCCCGCAGCTGTGGATCGTCGACCCGCACGGCAACCTGGTGCTGCGCTACGACGCCAAGGTCAACGGCAAGCATGTGCTGGACGACCTGCGCCACCTGCTCAAGCTCTCCAACATCGGCTAGGAGCCTGCCATGGCCAGACCCGGATTCCGTCTTGCTGTGTTCGCCACCCTGCTGGCACTGCTGGTCGTCTTGCTCGGTGCCTATACCCGCCTGACCCACGCCGGCCTCGGCTGCCCTGACTGGCCGGGTTGCTACGGCTTCATCAGCGTGCCCAAGAGCGAAGCGCAGCTGGCCCATGCCGAGCTGCATTTCCCCGAACACCCGGTGGAAGCCGCCAAGGGCTGGGCCGAGATGGTCCACCGCTACTTCGCTGGCACCCTGGCGATGGTGATTGCCCTGCTTGCCGTACAGGCGCTGCGCAGGCATGCCCGCGATGGCCAGCCATATCGCCTGCCCTTGCTGTTGTTGGGCGTGGTGCTGGCCCAGGCAGCCTTCGGCATGTGGACGGTCACCCTCAAGCTGTGGCCGCAGGTGGTCACTGCGCATCTACTTGGCGGCTTCACTACCCTGAGCTTGTTGTTCCTGTTGTCCCTGCGTCTGTCTCGGGCATTTGCGCCCTTGCCCAAGCTGCCATTGAGCCTGCGCCGTGATCGCTGCGCTGGCGTTGCTGGTGGTGATCGGCCAGATCGCCCTGGGCGGCTGGGTCAGTGCCAACTACGCGGCCGTCGCCTGCATCGACCTGCCCACCTGCCACGGCCAGTGGTGGCCGGCGGCGGACTTCAGCAACGGTTTCCACCTGACCCAGCACGTCGGGCCCAACTACCTGGGTGGGCAGCTGGACAGTGATGCGCGCACGGCCATCCATATCAGCCACCGCCTGGGCGCGTTGCTGGTGACCTGCGTGCTGCTGATGCTCAGCTGGAAGCTGCACCGTTGCGGCCTCCCTGGCCTGGCGCGGTTGGTGCTGCTGGCGCTGGTGGTGCAAGTCGGCCTGGGCATCAGCAATGTACTGTTGCACCTGCCGCTGGCCGTGGCCGTGGCGCACAACGCGGGTGGGGCGCTGTTGCTGCTGAGCATGGTGCTGGTGAACTACCGCATCCGCGTGGTCGACAAGGTTCGGGTGGGGGTCGGCCATGGCTGGCGCCTGCGGCCCGTGGCTGGCGTGGGCATCTCCCACCACATGAGGAATGATTCGTGGCGACGCTTCTGAGCGCATGGCGGGCCAGCTGGCGTGATTACCTGGAGCTGACCAAGCCCAAGGTGGTGGTGCTGATGCTGATCACCTCGTTGGCGGGCATGTTCCTTGCCACCCGTGCGGGTGTCAGCTGGAGCGTGCTGCTGTTCGGCAACCTGGGCATCGGCTTGTGTGCAGGCGGCGCGGCGGTGGTGAACCATGTGGTGGACCGACGCATCGACGCGCTGATGGCGCGTACCCACAAGCGACCGCTGGCCCAGGGCCGGGTAGAGCCGCTGCCGGCGCTGCTGTTCGCCCTGGCGCTGGCGCTGCTGGGTATGGCCCTGCTGCTAGTGTTCACCAACGCTCTGACCGCCTGGCTGACACTGGCTTCCCTGCTCGGCTATGCGGTGCTCTACACCGGCTTTCTCAAGCGTGCGACGCCGCAGAACATCGTCATCGGCGGCTTGGCTGGTGCCGCACCGCCGTTGCTGGGTTGGGTGGCAGTCAGCGGGCATGTCAGCGCCGAGCCCCTGTTGCTGGTGCTGATCATCTTCGCCTGGACCCCACCGCACTTCTGGGCCCTGGCCATCCACCGCAAGGAGGAATACGCCAAGGCCGATATCCCGATGCTGCCGGTGACCCATGGCGAGCGCTACACCAAACTGCATATCCTGCTGTACACCCTGGTATTGCTGGCAGTAAGCCTGCTGCCCTATGCCATCCACATGAGCGGCCTGCTGTACCTGGCCTGCGCCCTGGTGCTGGGCCTGCGCTTCCTGCAATGGGCCTGGGTGTTGTACCGTGGCAGCCGGCCGCACGCGGCGATCGCCACCTTCAAGTACTCTATCGGCTACCTGTTCGCGCTGTTCATCGCGTTGCTCCTCGACCACTACCTGTTGCTGAACCTATGACCCGAACCCAGAAAACCGTCTTCATCCTCGTTGCCCTGGTCGCGTTGATCCTGGGCCTGACCGTCAACAAGGTGCTCAATGGCCGCGACCAGCCGAACCCCGCCGAGCTGATCGATGCCGGCATCATCCTGCTGCCGCAGAGCCGTACCGTGGCCGACGTGACCATGACCAACCAGGACGGCCAGCCGGTGCAACTGGATGACTTGAAGGGCAAATGGTCGCTGCTGTTCTTCGGCTACACCTACTGCCCGGATATCTGCCCGACCACTTTGGCCCAGTTGCGCCAGGTGAAGAGCGAGCTGCCCAAGGAGGCCATCGATCGGCTGCAGGTGGTGTTGGTGAGCGTGGACCCGAACCGCGATACGCCGAACCAGCTGAAGCAGTACCTGGGTTATTTCGACAAGGATTTTGTCGGGGTGGTGGGGTCGATCGAGGATACCCAGAAGCTGGCCAATGCTTTGAGCATTCCGTTCATCCCGGCCGATACCAGCAAGCCGGGGTATACCGTGGATCACAGCGGCAACCTGGCGGTTGTGGGGCCGGACGGGCGTCAGCGCGGGTTCATTCGGGCGCCGTTCAACAACCAGAAGCTGGCGGCGCAGTTGCCCGGGCTTGTGAAGCGGGATTGATGGGGCTTTAAAAGCTTCGCGGGCACGCCCGCTCCCACAGGGATATCACAAGGCCTGAGGCTAGCGATGTACCTGTGGGAGCGGCGGTGCGGCGATCCGACGTGCCCGCGAAGAATCCAGCGCGATAGTTCGGATCAGAACGCCGGAACTACAGCGCCTTTGTACTTCTCGTTGATGAACTGCTTCACCTCAGGCGAGTGCAGTGCAGCGGCCAGCTTCTTCATCGCATCGGAGTCCTTGTTGTCCGGGCGGGCAACCAGGATGTTCACGTACGGCGAGTCGCTGCCTTCGATGGCCAGGGCGTCTTTTTCCGGGTTCAGCTTGGCTTCAAGCGCGTAGTTGGTGTTGATCAGGGCAGCATCGACCTGGGTCAGCACGCGCGGGATGGTGGCGGCTTCCAGTTCACGGAACTTCAGGCTTTTCGGGTTCTCGGCAACATCCTTCACGGTGGACAGGATGTTCTTGTTGTCCTTCAGCTTGATCACGCCGGCCTTGTCCAGCAGCAGCAGCGCGCGGCCGCCGTTGGTGGCGTCGTTGGGGATGACCACGGTGGCACGGGAGGACAGTTCGTCCAGCTTCTTGATCTTGGCCGAGTACACGCCCAGCGGCTCGATGTGCACGCCGGCCACGCTCACCAGGTTGGTGCCCTTGGCCTTGTTGAATTCATCCAGATACGGCTGGTGCTGGAAGAAGTTGGCGTCCAGGCGCTTTTCGGCAACCTGCACGTTCGGCTGGATGTAATCGGTAAATTCCTTGACCTTCAGCTCCACGCCCTGTTTCGCCAGGGCAGGTTTGACGAAGTTGAGGATCTCGGCGTGCGGCACCGGGGTAGCGGCGACAGTCAGCGATTCGGCGTGGGCCGAGAAGGCCGCGACAGCGGCGACAACAGCAAGCAGCTTCTTCATTGATCACTCCTTGTGAGGGCCGCGACGGCCCCCGAACGGGTCGGCCGGGCCGACCCCATTGGGGTTACTTACGGGAAAAATGCACGACCAGTTTGTCGCCCACGCTTTGCAGGACTTGAACCAGTACCAGCAACAGCACCACGGTAACGACCATCACATCGGTCTGGAAACGCTGGTAGCCGAAGCGGATGGCCAGGTCGCCCAGGCCGCCGGCACCGACCACACCGGCCATGGCGGTGTACGACACCAGGGTGATGGCGGTCACGGTAATGGCGGCGAAGATGCCCGGGCGGGCCTCTGGCAGCAGTGCGCTGGTAATGATCTGGCGTGTGGTGGCGCCCATCGACTGGGTGGCCTCGATGATGCCGCGGTCCACTTCACGCAGGGCGGTTTCCACTAGGCGCGCGAAGAACGGCGTGGCACCCACTACCAGCGGCGGAATGGCACCGGCCACGCCCAGCGAAGTGCCGGTGATCAGCACGGTGATCGGAATCATCACGATCAGCAGGATGATGAACGGCAGCGAGCGCAGGATGTTGACGATCAGCGACAGCAGCGCATACACGCCCTTCTGCTCGAACATCTGCTTCGGCCCGCAGAGGAACAGCAGCACACCCAGCGGCAAACCGAGCAGCACGGTGAAGAACAGCGAGCCGAACAGCATGATCATGGTGTCGACGCTGGCCAGCCAGATTTCGGCCCAGTCGACGTTGGCAAAGAAACTCAGGGCGTCCATCAACGCAGTACCTCCATATGTACGTCAGCTGCCTTGAAGCGGGCGAACGCCGCTTCCATGTCACCGCCGATCAGGGCGAGGGTGAGCTGGCCATAGGGGACATCCTTGATGCGGTCGATACGCCCGGCGAGGATGCTGTAGTCCACACCGGTTTCGCGGGCCACGGTGCCCAGCAGCGGCGCGTAGGTGGCGTCGCCCTGGAAGGTCAGGCGCACGATACGGCCCGGCACATGGGCGAAGTCGTCACGCTGCTCGCCTTCGTCGACCTGCTCGTCCTCCTGGACGAAGCGCTTGGTGGTGGGGTGCTGCGGGTGCAGGAACACCTCGGCCACCGAGCCTTGCTCGACGATCTGGCCCGCGTCCATCACTGCCACGCGGTCGCATACCCGGCGGATCACGTCCATTTCGTGGGTGATCAGCACGATGGTCAGCTTCAGCTCACGGTTGATTTCGGCCAGCAATTGCAGGACCGAGGCGGTGGTTTGCGGGTCGAGGGCGCTGGTGGCCTCGTCGCACAGCAGGATCTTCGGGTTGGTGGACAGGGCGCGGGCGATACCGACGCGCTGCTTCTGGCCGCCGGACAGCTGAGCCGGGTACTTTCTGGCATGGTCGGACAGGCCGACACGGGCCAGCAGTTCGGTCACGCGCTTGTCGATCTCGCTGCGTGACAGCTCGCCGGCCAGGGTCAGTGGCAGGGCGACGTTGTCGGCGACGGTCTTGGAGGCCAGCAGGTTGAAGTGCTGGAAAATCATCCCGACCTGCTGGCGGAAACCGCGCAGCTGGCTGGCGTTGAACGCGGTGACGTCTTCACCATCGACGATGATCTTGCCGCCGGAAGGCTCTTCGAGGCGGTTGATCAGGCGCAGCATGGTGCTTTTGCCGGCGCCGGAATGGCCGATCAGGCCGAACACCTGGCCATCTTCAATAGTCAGGCTGGTCGGATTCAGTGCGGGGATTTCCCTACCGGCGACGCGGTAGGTCTTGTGTACCTGTTGGAACTCGATCACGTAGCGAACCTTGTGGGGCGCATGGAATTTGGGTCAGCGGTTAGCTGGGGTCGCGCATTTTAGCCTTTTCCCATAGCTGTTCTTAGCATTTATTTCGTAATGCACCAATCCTTCGGGCATATCGCGACAACCGGTAATTCTGATTGAACGCTTGGCAAAGCGCTCCGGTCACTACCTGAACAAGCCCGAACGGGCACGCCTGCAGACTGATGAGGAGAGCCGACCATGCCCAGCAAGAACACGGACGCGCCAAAGCACAGCGAGGCCGCCGGCACCCAGACCCCGGACCGGGCCAATACCAACGCCAAATTGCAAAGCCTGGAGGCTGACCGCAGCGATGCCACAGGGCATGCGCTGCGTACCAACCAAGGGGTACGCATCGCTGACAACCAGAACACGCTGAAGGCCGGTGACCGAGGCCCCTCGTTGCTCGAAGATTTCATCATGCGCGAGAAGATCACGCATTTTGACCACGAGCGCATCCCTGAGCGCATCGTGCATGCGCGAGGCACCGGCGCGCATGGTTACTTCCAGAGTTATGGCAACCACGCCGAGTTGACCAAGGCTGGCTTCCTGCAGGACCCGGAAAAAATCACTCCCGTCTTCGTGCGGTTTTCCACGGTGCAGGGGCCGCGCGGCTCAGCCGACACCGTGCGTGACGTGCGGGGTTTTGCGGTCAAGTTCTACACCGACGAAGGCAACTTCGACCTGGTGGGCAACAACATGCCGGTATTCTTCATTCAGGATGCAATCAAATTCCCGGATTTCGTCCACGCCGTAAAGCCGGAGCCGCACAATGAGATCCCGACCGGTGCCTCGGCCCATGACACCTTCTGGGATTTCGTCTCGCTGGTACCGGAGTCGGCTCATATGGTGATGTGGGCGATGTCGGATCGTGCAATCCCGCGCAGCTTGCGGATGATGGAAGGGTTCGGGGTGCATACCTTCCGCCTGATCAACGCCCA
This region includes:
- a CDS encoding methionine ABC transporter ATP-binding protein encodes the protein MIEFQQVHKTYRVAGREIPALNPTSLTIEDGQVFGLIGHSGAGKSTMLRLINRLEEPSGGKIIVDGEDVTAFNASQLRGFRQQVGMIFQHFNLLASKTVADNVALPLTLAGELSRSEIDKRVTELLARVGLSDHARKYPAQLSGGQKQRVGIARALSTNPKILLCDEATSALDPQTTASVLQLLAEINRELKLTIVLITHEMDVIRRVCDRVAVMDAGQIVEQGSVAEVFLHPQHPTTKRFVQEDEQVDEGEQRDDFAHVPGRIVRLTFQGDATYAPLLGTVARETGVDYSILAGRIDRIKDVPYGQLTLALIGGDMEAAFARFKAADVHMEVLR